The proteins below come from a single Romeriopsis navalis LEGE 11480 genomic window:
- a CDS encoding DUF4340 domain-containing protein — protein MKLQRTSFALLLSAAVLAGGVALYETQKNSDSATSNVDQAASQKVFDFAADAITFLTIENLAVKPPDVDVPVVSLKQDAGKWQLSAPLKVPANESTVFFLTNLLTTAQRDRTLDVSRDRAAEFGLDQPTAKITITLADQKRHQLVLGKPSFDRTFLYAQIDPDANAEKLSVSLVSPQFANAVKRELKEWQAAPPTGAPSDDATSPSPSPSAPADDSAAAPPQPSAASTPSKSEKKADSASDAPVKTPDQPAKTEGDDPSAPSLPAAKSEKVENESPQAAPMASPTADPSPQTPSS, from the coding sequence ATGAAATTGCAGCGTACATCGTTCGCTTTATTGCTATCAGCCGCTGTGCTGGCCGGTGGTGTAGCGCTATATGAAACCCAGAAAAATTCAGATTCAGCAACGTCGAATGTGGATCAAGCGGCGAGTCAAAAAGTATTTGATTTCGCAGCTGACGCCATCACATTTTTGACGATCGAAAATTTAGCGGTGAAGCCACCAGATGTTGATGTGCCTGTGGTTTCCCTCAAGCAAGATGCGGGGAAATGGCAGCTTTCCGCGCCGCTCAAGGTGCCGGCTAATGAGTCAACGGTATTCTTCCTCACGAATTTGCTGACGACGGCCCAGCGTGATCGCACCCTCGATGTCAGCCGCGATCGAGCCGCAGAATTTGGGCTGGATCAACCGACGGCGAAGATTACGATTACGTTAGCGGACCAAAAGAGGCATCAGTTAGTTTTGGGCAAACCAAGTTTCGATCGGACTTTTCTATATGCCCAAATTGACCCTGACGCCAACGCCGAGAAGCTCTCTGTCTCACTGGTTTCACCGCAGTTTGCGAATGCGGTTAAGCGTGAACTGAAAGAATGGCAAGCCGCGCCTCCAACGGGCGCGCCATCTGATGATGCGACTTCGCCGTCACCATCGCCGTCTGCGCCAGCTGACGATTCCGCCGCTGCGCCGCCCCAACCCTCAGCTGCGTCAACGCCCTCAAAGTCGGAGAAAAAAGCCGACAGTGCGTCGGATGCACCGGTTAAAACTCCGGATCAACCTGCTAAAACTGAAGGGGATGATCCATCGGCGCCATCCTTGCCAGCCGCAAAAAGTGAAAAAGTGGAGAATGAGTCGCCTCAAGCTGCCCCAATGGCTAGTCCGACCGCAGACCCCAGCCCGCAAACGCCATCCTCCTAA